tccagATTGAGAACGGCATGTGCATCTGTGCCGCGATGCCCAACAAAATCACCATCCTGCGCTACAATGACAGCCTCAGCAAGTTCTGCATCAGGAAAGTGGGTCTGCAGCCCAGCCACACTCCCCCTAGAGCTCGCCTTTGTGTATTACAACTGGAGCAATATCAGGCCTTtattccccccctcccctttctcctcttccttctgttttctctctctctctctctctcttttcttctgccCGCTCTCAGGAGATCGAGACCTCAGAGCCCTGTAGCTGTATCCACTTCACAGGTTACAGCATCATCATCGGCACCAACAAGTTCTACGAGATCGAGATGAAGCAGTATGTGCTAGAGGGTAAgatcaacaacacacacacacacacacacacacacacacacacatctgatctATAGTGCCTTGTCTTGTggatgaaataataaaatgcatgtttgtgtcggggggtgtgtgtgtgtgtgtgtgtgtgtgtccagagttCCTGGATAAGAATGACGTGACGCTGGCCTCGGCCGTGTTCGCCGCTTCCTCCCACAGCTTCCCCATCTCTATCATCCAGGTGTCTTGCTCTCCGCAGAAAGACGAGTACCTGCTCTGCTTCCACGGTACACAAactacacctgtgtgtgtgtgtgtgtgtgtgtgtgtgtgtgtgtgtgtgtgtgtgtgtgtgtgtgtgtgtgtgtgagagagagagcaaaaaaggtgttttttgtAACGTTCAATTGTCTCTTTAGAGTTTGGAGTGTTTGTGGACGCGTATGGCCGCAGGAGTCGCAGTGATGATATCAAATGGAGCAGGCTACCTCTGTCCTTTGGTGAGCTTGTCACTGTCCACCTcgacctaacacacacacacacacacacacacacacacacacagtctctctttAGAAGCATCCATTAGTTGCTTGTTCCTCCACAGAGTCAAGCTGTCTTTCTTTAATACAGAATATAAATTGTCATAGGTGTTGTTAAGCCCTTAACCATGTTAGGACCACCATCAGTCTGTGTTCAAATGGAGTCTTTCCCCCTACAGCATACAGAGAGCCCTACTTGTTTGTGACTTATTTCAACTCTCTGGATGTGATTGAGGTTCAGAGCCACTCTGCCCTGGGGTAAGGACTGAGACATGGTTTTAATCTTTCTTGTTATATACCTAGCCAAGGTTCTCAAGAGCCTTCagccaaatgtgtgtgtgtgtgtgtgtgtgtgtgtgtgtgtgtgtacaggccTCACGCCTACGCCCACCTGGACATCCCCAACCCGCGGTACCTGGGTCCGGCCATCTCATCTGGCGCAGTCTATCTGGCTTCGTCCTACCAAAACAAGCTTAGGGTGATCTGCTGCAAGGGCAACCTGGTCCAGGAGGGCTCCTCCTCTGAGCCACAGAGGAACGGCTCCACTCGCAGGTCAGCTGCCGCGCCACAGTGGGGCGCCAGCGAGCACATCCACACCTGCACGcaacctggggggggggggggagctgtcGCTTGGGTAGGTTAGCAGCACCAGGTTGCCGCAGAGCACAGTGCTAATGaaggaggcgtgtgtgtgggacgGTGGTGGCTAGCTGAATAGGTTTGTCATGCGTCGTCATGGCGCCCGTTATCAAGGAACCTCAGTCGGAGCTCTTTGGACGGGTTCCTTGTACCTGCGGGTGGTTCATTCACGGGGAGAGAGTTGCCAGAATGCGCGGAGGCCACGCTCACTCGCGACGAGTCTAGTCTGGTGTGGCTGTCATGGTGGTGATGTGTGCTTGAGGGTGTCTGGATCATTTGCTCTGTGAGCAGCACTGTAGCACTCTGTCTTCACACAAGTAAATGGGCATAACTGTTGGTCATGTGATCCATGTGCGACACTCACGGTACACCCTGTTCTTTCCAGGAGGAAGAgtgctttttttatttgctccAAGGTGTGAGGAGGCTTATTGCTCATTTTTAATCATGTCGACTTTTATCATACAAAATGTGATCAAATGTGTTTAAGTGAAATGTGATAAATAAAGTAAGCTTTTTAAAGGATGTTCTGCTCTCTGTATGGTGTGTTGGTACTCCCACCTGTTGGTTGTTTGTTATATTACACACTGTAGTTCAGCTAGCGAGGCAGCTCCTATATAATCTGACTTGTCTCTTGGCCAGTGCAATTGGCTATTAGAACACTCAGCCCAACGCAGCAATACGCTAAAAGCGAACCGACCTCAGGGTTGGGCATTTGTTTACGTGGCGCTCATAGGACATGGCTAGTATTTATTAAACTCTCTCAGCTTATGTGCTGTGATAGCACTGCTAAGAGAATGTGCTGGCCATCGTGAGGGTAAGTATCCGATTTCTAatttgtttcattgtgttttgatGCTAAATGGTGCCAGCTGATAGATGcacaaacaaaactgcactGTTGCGCATTTGGTGATGTATCTTAACTTCATTCACAAGCACACCTCTGGTTGGTTCTTTGATGATCATCTACTGTAAACTACACCTATTAAATGAATGTGAAGGGTTGGGTGTGTGCTGGTGTCTGTCATGTGAGTCTGAGCTGCAAAGTCTTAGGGTGGGGTGACCCTGCTCTGTCTTactttctctcactgtgtgtgtgtgtgtgtgtatgtgtgtgtgtgtgtgtgtgtgtgtgtgtgtgtgtgtgtgtgtgtgcacattttgtCTTGACCCTCACACCTTTTGTGGTCTCCCTCCTAGCCCTAACAAGCGTGGCCCTCCCTCCTACAATGAGCACATTTCTAAACGTCTGGCCGCCGGGCCCATGTCCCAGGAATCTTTGCACCAACCCGGCACGCCCCACCGCTACCGCGAAGCCCGCACCGAGTTCCGCAGAGACAAGTCGCCCTCCCGCCCACTCGAGAGGGAGAAGTCGCCCGGCCGCCTGGTGGAGCAGAGGCTGGAGCGCTCGCCCGGCCGGGCTATGGACCCCCGGCTGGACCGCTCACCCGGCCGGGTGATGGATCTGCGCAGGGAGAGGTCGCCTGGCCGGGCGTTCGAGGAGCCCCGCCAGAGGCTGCACACAAGTTCGGCACGCACGCCAATCAGTGGGGTTAATAAGGTATGAGAGGTACTGCATCCAAACTAGACACTGTAAGGCATCACACGATTGAACGCAATTAAGTTTCCTGTTGGAGCAACCAGTTCAACCCTTTAGGTGTACTGGTCTGTTTTTCAGTCCTAATCAAAAAGAGTCTTCTCGGTGCTGATCTGAGTAccaatgtgtgaatgtgtttgtgtatgcaccCACAGGTATGGGATCAGTCATCCGTGTGAGTGACGTGAGCCCTGGAGCAACCAGTTGAGAGGAACACAGTcgtgtcacccccccccccccccaccacccccacacacacacacacacacacacacacacgacaataaatgaaaagagaaggggaggggtgtAGTGCAGTAAGTCATGTGACCTACTCAACTACCCCAAGGCAAAGCAGAGGCAACCAGTAAAACCTCTGCACcgtacaacacagcacaacgtCTCACTTTAGAAGGCCTTACTGAAAGAATAACACTTTATGTAATTATTAACATACATCTGGCCAGCAGTCTATAGTATTACTAACATTTCTAAATGTCGAATGGGGTTGCTTGGTTCCATAATTGGAGGTTTTTGACTTGATGTGGAATACCACATGGCATTATATGTTCCATGTCACTAGTGACCCGTCTGTGaccctctgctcttctctcctgtctgtctatttTTCTTGTCGCCTTTCTTCAGTTCATGTGTTGAGCTAGGTTGCCCAGAAGCACCACGGTGAAAAGATCACTGGGAGAGACGGTAGTCCGACATCACTTTGTACACCAATTTCTTAGTTATCTTAACGCCGCGGTGCTTTTGGGAACTAGGCCCTGTGCCCGCTCTGTTgtcttgtgtctctctctctccatgcctgTCTCTGTTCTACCCCCACTGGCCCACGAACAGCCCACTGGCCCTTTTGAAGGAACAGGAGCTTTGTATTAACTTCAGGATGTACATAGGCTAATCTTTcagttgttttgggttttttttttacactgtaaaaGGGAATACTACGGCTGGTTTGGCCATGTCTATTTTTGTTAACAGAAGAAAGCAAGAAGCCCCTGAATGTCTGAACTAAACATGTGGACCACATACATGTCCATGCCTGCGCTTCAAACGGGACGTTTAGCTCGGATccggctggtgtgtgtgtgtgtgtgtgtgtgtgtgtgtgtgtgtgtgtgtgtgtgtgtgtgtgtgtgagagatgcgCGCCATGTGGATGTATAGCTCGGATCCTCTCCTCTAAGCGAGTACAAGTAGCAGCTTCAGACTTGTACATCTTGAACATTTCTATGTTTTGCTACTGTACCTGCTGCAGCTCCGTTGTAAGATCTGTGTGTATAGTGTTTTAACCATTGTTTCTCTCCCGCAAACAGTTAAGCACTACAACGGAttgttttcccttttgttttttgttttctacggcacagaaaaatgtaacaagaaTGGCGACAGTCCGCGAAGCCGGCCACCGTACACTGGACGGTCCTGGCTCGTTATTCGAGCCagtgtgacctttgaccctcaGGATTCAAAAGAACGAATAGTAGAAGTATGAATTAACTAAATTAATGGTATGCTGAAGTGCCACATTCAATAAACAGCCCCTGCAGGGCCACATATCCATAGcaacttctctctgtgtgtgtgtgtgtgtgtgtgtgtgtatgtgtgtatatgtatgtgtatatatatatatatatatatatatatatatatatatatatatatatatatatatatatatatatatatatatatatatatatatatatatatatatatatatatatatatatatatatatatatatatagagacacacacacacacctcaaataGTACCAGGTCAGATACGAACACTAATAGCCATTCGTGCAGTGCAGTCTCACTCTGTAGCATGTAAACTATATGGGAAACGAACCATATCGTTTCTTCATCACCTTTCGGTCTCTGGTTAGCGTGTTATTTGCACTTCTTCCCTTGTGCTCTCAATGCTGATGTCCAAGAACTTTCCTTGTAGTTTTtacttctctcttcctcctcccccccaccttttttttttttaaatgtcgcACTAACtataacaaatattaaaagaaGACTCTATCTTTCTTTGGAATGTGtggtttgtctttctttttttcttgtgacACACCAAGTGTAGTCTGAGGTGAGGGGAGCGGTGGAAACGCTGGGTTAGTCggtttgtttttacaaactATTGCATCCGTTACTAATGGAGACAATGAGCATGGGGTTCAGTCACGTGAGGCCAGAGCTTCTTCCCAGGGCTAGGACCTGCCTCTTTTCCAGCTTTAGTCTGGCACAGCTCTGTGACCTACAGCCACATTTACTCAAGTCTCGCCTCTCTTCAGTGCAGTTTCTCTGCCAACCCCACCACTCACAGCCCTGAGCCATTCGAGCATGTTCACAGACCACAAGGTTGGGCTTGGCAGTGGGttgtgcttttatttcattctcCCAAATGTCTCAGAGCTCTGCAGAATCCAAAAAGCATCTTCAGCAGCAcagggaaaggggggggggagggtttacacccacacacacgcacatcggGCCTCCTACGGGTAGCAAAGTGACACGAAACACATTTGAGACATTCGCGAGCCATACACAAGATCTGCTCCTGTTCGTCTCACTGTGACTCCAAGTGGCTGGGCTACCTCTGTGTATTCCAATTTGCtgtccagcaaaaaaaaacaaaacaaccctcaTCGCTCAAAATCCAAAACGGTTTTTAAATCTCAGAGTCCATCAATCAAATCCAAGAGTTTACCTTCATCACATACACTGCACTCACCTTTGACTGTACACATGGcattaaatatacacaaatatcaTTCACATGAGTGCAGTTCAAATATGCAGTCACTGCGCAGGAGTCTCTCGCGGCTCAGATACCCAGCACTGGATGCATTTTAAAGGCCTGCACAGCATGACAAAAACGACCTCTAATCCAACTGTCAGGAATTAAAGATCACTAAACTGTGTCctactgttaataataaattacactAATTATGCCCCAGTATGGGATTTGAATTTGTGACCTCTTTGTTGATAAGTTCTCTTTCCACCACTTCAGTCTAAATTTCTTATGGTTGAAACTAAAGGAGGACAGTTCCAGTGGTGTCTGTGGTTATACTGTCACTAATCTATGGggtttttatataaatgaatttgGTTACAGTTTCTATAGGGCTGCATGGCTCTGGATCAGCATGTGTAAAGGCCATCTATCAGTTGGAGCTGGCCGTAATGGGCTTCTCCAGTTCCAGCTCAGCGGGGCGCAGGCGCCCGTAACATGCCTGGCAAGCGCGGTTGGGTTCATACAGCTGCTGGCTCGCCGCCGCCACCTTCTGGTCACAGCAGCTGGCGCAGAACACGTTCCCACAGTTCCTGAAGCAGCAACAGGGAGGAGGCAGTAACTTAGCACATAAAAGTAAATACAACCAGACAGCTCTCTGCTTACTTCAAGACTTTTAGATTTTAACAGACATCAGATTCTTCGTTTTTGCTCTATTAAACATGCATACAGGTATTTTTAAGCAAGCGCTTTCCTAGGATTAAGTGACAGAAAAACGTTGAATCGGTTGTGGATAAGGTCAGTTAATAGCAGGATATGGCATACATACAGATATGAAGATCTGCTTgaaatggaaaggaagaggaggacagaCGGAAAGAAACTAAAGTGGGTCAGGGGAGTCTCACCAGGCTTCCTCAACAGGTTCTCTGGCACTGTGGGCAGAAAGAGGGAAGacagaaaggagggagggagagacagccagctTGAGCAGCCTTAACTGAAGAACCCACCTTCGTCCATCGACCAAGACCACACTATGCGGCGGAGTATAACGAGGTTCTACGTTTTAAGTTACCAGCATTAGGGATTAGGAGTGTTTTGCTGTAAAGCTGAGAGGAGCAACACCACACttgaaaggagagacagagaaaaacatggagacagagcGAGTCTGATGACGTGTGTAGGTGGGGAAGAGCTGGTCTCACCTGCACTGATGTTTTCTAGCAGCCAGCCAAAACTTGTTCTCACAGCGGTAGCAGTGAGTTGACAGATGATCGTGATACCACGCTGTTGCctagaaacaaacaacaacaacaacaacaacaacaaaacacccaGCATCCTCAATATGTCCTTACCATAGTGTTACGTTAACTTCCTTATTGTCAATGTCAGCCTTACTTTCTCCCGTATCCCTTCCCACTTTTCCCCAGTCACTTCATCCCTCTTAACCTGCTTGTCGTGCTGCTCGTCCTGTTCCCAGCTGCTCTGGGAGTAAAGCTCAGTGCTGCAGCGAGCGAGACACGCAGCCTCCACGTTATTCTCCTGGTCCGGTACCGGCGTCTGCAGAGCAGTTTTGGAGCTGTTGTTAAGGATGCGTAACGGTTCCTACGTGACTGCGTGCAACGGCGGTAGTGTGAATGACGCCCGTGTCCGTTCAAAGTGATCTCTACTTATTGTCACTTTTTTCTGTAGACAacaggcgtgcgtgcgtgcgtgcgtgctctcACCAGCTCTCCGCTGACGTGCAGTTGGCTCCACAGCGCGTGAACCTGCCTTCTCAGCGTCTCCACCTGCAGCTGATGCCCCGCCTCCATCTGCCGGAGGCGCACCTGCACCGCGTCGCTGTGCACGCTCAGCCCATCCTCCTCCAGGTGGCCCGACGCGCCCGGCCCTCGCCCAGAACGGCCCGGTGGGGGTTGCTGGGGCAACGTCGGCGAGCCGCCACTGGTCACAGATGCCTGGCGGCTGCGGGGAGCCTGGTAGCATTTCGCGTCAACGAAGCCGTTGACGCGCGGAGCGTCCCCGTTGCACACAGAGCCTTCGTGACTGGCTGATTGTGGGGATGCAGGTTGCAAGGCACACTGGGAAGGCAAGCGGATGGGGGAATGATTGGACTGGCATGGGCTGGGGGTGTTGGGAGCGGGTGGTGTTGGCAGGTGGGGTGTAGGTGACGGGGGGAGGCACTCCTCAGTTAACGTCTCTGTGGAGCTCTGCAGTGTGGATTTAACGTCAGGTTGTGGAGCAGCGGGCAAGCAGGGGTTGGGGTTGTTACCTGGAGGAAAAGGCTTCTCAGCAGATATTTCCTCCACTGCTGTATGGCCATTGGCAAGGAAGCCAAGCTGGGTGGGTGAAGAGAAAATGGAGGTGAATGATTCCTCGGTGCAAAGTTCCAGTGCTTCCTCAGTTCCCAGAGCACTCACTGGGTCATTCTGTTCAGGCACAGTGTTGGGCAACTCTAAGAGGGAAGGTGTGGTTCCAGCTTGGTGGGTGGGGTCAGAAGTGGAAAGGGACGCATCCCATCCACCGTCTTCCTCAGTCCTGAACTGATCGACTGAAACACTCCCATTTACTGTTTTAGAGTCATTATACTCCACGTCATAAAGTAGTCCCTCCTCCTGTAGACTCTCGTCCAATCCAGTCCCCATTTCGGGACGTTGGGTGTTCTGATTGCCCATGTTTGATTTCTTAAGGTCCCCATTGGCTTCTACTGCTACAGTTACTGCCACCGAGTGGAGGCGGTCGTCCCGTTTCTCCTTGAGGTTGGGGTCACTGCAGCGCCGGTTTGAAGGTGCAGGACTCGTTCCCTCAAAAGCTGTCGGCAGGTTGTCATAGGAACGAGTCTTTGGCAGTCTGCCCGGGGGAACAAACAAAAGGAATCTGCTTCACACGTAGCTGAATGTGACTGTGTCAGACTGCAACTGCATCTACAATACGCAGATATGTTTTGTATCATGAGAATTAAGGTATATAGAATAAGACGTTATGAATTATAAGAACTGCATTAGCCTTAAATTCTAGACATTTCCATGTTAAAATAAACTGGTGCAGTGGTACCTAATACCTCAGgtcttaaacatttttgtggTTCTTCTGCTGTAAACACAGCCTGGTATGCACAGGCACAAAAGCACTGACAAAGAAAATACCTCCCCGAAGGCACATCTTCAGGTGAGGTTGAAGGGGCGGGGTTAGAAGCACATGATTCCTCGCAGGGCATGGAAGGGGCGGAGTTAGGCAGGTAGACAGCACTCCAGAGCATCAGGTTCCGTACGTGACACACCGGGTGGAGCACCTATCGGGAGAAAGACATGATGGACTAGAAGCAGGCCCTGAAAGCTGTCATTTAGTCAAACCTTAGTGTGTAGACGAAGCCATTTAAAACCATAACGAACGTACTCCAACTGACAACTGACCAGTTTAGGACACGACTGTTAACACCCCCAAAAAGAAAGGTGCATTCTTTTACATTCTGTTAGCAAAAGAAGGTTTTGCCCTTTGGCAGGGACACGATTCCCGATTCTCAGCCGTCCATGGCCGGAAGTTCGCAAGAGCACAGCCGGCGATTGCTCTCATCGGTTAGTGGCTGCAGCGCGAGAGGTCGCATCGGGTTGAGCGCAGAGCAGGCAGTACCGTCTCCGAGTGGGGCGAGTACAGGATGTTGTGGAAGGCCCTGTTGGCAGGCTGAAGCAGGGACCAGACGGAGCAGGTCTTCTCTGACACACGCCGCTCCTCGCGGTCCTTGCCGCTGTTACACAGGAACGTCCCGAACAGACAGGAGTAGGTGTGCTGGACCAGCTTCACCTGCAcggtgcatgtacacacacaaggacaggACAACTCCTCTGAAATTACAATCTCCAGTTTAAggcccccaaaaaaccccaaaaccaaaCAGAGCTAAATGTTTGCACTACATCCAAATACCTCAGGCCAGAAAATCTAAGGAGGCAACATTACTAGAATGAAAATTATTCTTTTAGCTAAAACTTATAAAAAGAAATAGAGCAATTTGCTAGCCTTCACAAATCATCCCCagtttggctgtttgtttgcttgcttaaGTGGGTGGGGCACTGTAACTTTGCCACTGCTGAAAAGCTGCAGCTGCCCCACCCAGACCGGGCCTGCCAGTCGCAAGGAAGCCTGACCAGCCCTTTGGCACGCTGCAGTACACAACGAAAACAGGAGGGGGCGCCCACACTACCAGGAAGGCTTCGTTGAACTGAAAGGAGCAGGGGAACTGCCTCTGCAGCTGGTGCACGCAGTCCAGCCACTGCAGGAAGACGGGACAGCGCTCGTTCACGTCCTCCGCGTTCTCGCCGTGGCCGCAGCGGTCGGCGAACTTGTGGCCGAAATCCAGCCACTCCGTCTCCACCAGCACCTGGAAGCCCTGCAGAGCACCAAGTCGGCAGGAATGGTTCGGCTGTAGGAACTAGCAGATTTTCTAATGATGGGAATACTGTTATAAAGAGCATATGGTAGGAATCCATGTGGAGAGTTAAGAGGTCGACAGTGTTCATGGCAAACTAAAGACCCCCCCATCCCGCATTCCATCTCTTAGTGAGGCTGGAAACCCAGATCCTCGCTGTAGGTCTGGGCGAGAGGCGACACGAATTCTGCCGCGAGCTGACGAATTGCCACACGCCAAGGATGTCTGCATTCCTACATGGAGTCGTGTATTGTCTTGTAGAGGTTTATCTCTAGGGGTGACAATTTCTACACGCTTTTGGAACCTAAAGCGGGAGAATGTTCAACTGTTTCAAAAGCACTGGAGTTGCGCGTGCAGCCGAATTGCAGTAAAGCTCGGTATTAATTAACACGatcaaaaatgaatatgaaaaaacTTATTctttttcataaaaaacaaacaggacctGTAAAAAatgcccccccccgccctcACCTTCATGGTCCTGTAGTAGGGGTCGAGCAGCAGTTTGGACAGGGCCACGATCTGAGGCGTGCGGTCCCAGCCGTCAGAGCAGTGCACCAGCACGGGCCGGTGGTCACGCTGCACGGCGGTCACCACCAGCAGGGCTGCCTTCAGCAGCAGAGACAGGTGCTGCAGCCATTTGGTGCCCTCTAAGGCAGACAgccagctgagagagagagagagagagagagagagagagagagagagaaagagagagagagagagagagagagagagagatagagagagagagagagagagagagtggagattCGTGGGAGTCAGTTACGCATCGTCGGATGGAGGGAGGATGCACGTGAGTGAGTTGCTCAGGAAGTCAAACTCACTTGGCAGGGTCGGGCCCTTGGGCACAGAGCGCCCGCAAGCACTGGAAGCTCCTCCGGATGGCGTGGATGTTGGCCATTCCCATAAACATCACCTCACAGTTTGGGTAGTACTCTACACAAGACACACGGGAGGCTGGGCATTTATGTCAAGTCACATCTAAAAAGGTATTTCGTTCACCAGTTCTCTGTTGGGTGAAAGCTCTGATTTCACGAGATCCTTAAAAGACAGATAATTCAGACATAATTTCGGATAACTAAGCATGATTTATATCTGCTCAGAAAACTAAGCAGGACAAGCGATTGTAAAAGGGTGGCATTGTTTGTGTTGCGAAGGCGATGGAAGTAcagaggtggagacagaggtgggcGAGTTTACCTGGACATTCACAGCCGCCTCCTTTGGCC
This is a stretch of genomic DNA from Electrophorus electricus isolate fEleEle1 chromosome 6, fEleEle1.pri, whole genome shotgun sequence. It encodes these proteins:
- the LOC113577556 gene encoding myotubularin-related protein 3 isoform X1, producing MGEEEQTSGEPGSPALEEDGLQVPFQVLHGECVEYLGKAEGAVVALSTYRLHLKFKDSIINVPLQLIESVECRDLVQLHLTCKDCKVIRCQFGTSEQAQDWQQRLAAVMRPPVRLEELFAFAFHACGQGLHEEICRAGKHMRSRFKGEEHRMGFDSQSGWRISNINENFRLCASYPEHLLVPSWVTDKELENVATFRSWKRIPAVVYRHQNTGAVIGRCGQPEVSWWGWRNADDEHLVQSIAKACAMDTAAVKTLSNGSCVYLHTGNSHSGSDPEITNGNEEVEPTATPLRKLLILDARSYAAAVANRAKGGGCECPEYYPNCEVMFMGMANIHAIRRSFQCLRALCAQGPDPANWLSALEGTKWLQHLSLLLKAALLVVTAVQRDHRPVLVHCSDGWDRTPQIVALSKLLLDPYYRTMKGFQVLVETEWLDFGHKFADRCGHGENAEDVNERCPVFLQWLDCVHQLQRQFPCSFQFNEAFLVKLVQHTYSCLFGTFLCNSGKDREERRVSEKTCSVWSLLQPANRAFHNILYSPHSETVLHPVCHVRNLMLWSAVYLPNSAPSMPCEESCASNPAPSTSPEDVPSGRLPKTRSYDNLPTAFEGTSPAPSNRRCSDPNLKEKRDDRLHSVAVTVAVEANGDLKKSNMGNQNTQRPEMGTGLDESLQEEGLLYDVEYNDSKTVNGSVSVDQFRTEEDGGWDASLSTSDPTHQAGTTPSLLELPNTVPEQNDPVSALGTEEALELCTEESFTSIFSSPTQLGFLANGHTAVEEISAEKPFPPGNNPNPCLPAAPQPDVKSTLQSSTETLTEECLPPSPTPHLPTPPAPNTPSPCQSNHSPIRLPSQCALQPASPQSASHEGSVCNGDAPRVNGFVDAKCYQAPRSRQASVTSGGSPTLPQQPPPGRSGRGPGASGHLEEDGLSVHSDAVQVRLRQMEAGHQLQVETLRRQVHALWSQLHVSGELTPVPDQENNVEAACLARCSTELYSQSSWEQDEQHDKQATAWYHDHLSTHCYRCENKFWLAARKHQCSAREPVEEAWNCGNVFCASCCDQKVAAASQQLYEPNRACQACYGRLRPAELELEKPITASSN
- the LOC113577556 gene encoding myotubularin-related protein 3 isoform X2; amino-acid sequence: MGEEEQTSGEPGSPALEEDGLQVPFQVLHGECVEYLGKAEGAVVALSTYRLHLKFKDSIINVPLQLIESVECRDLVQLHLTCKDCKVIRCQFGTSEQAQDWQQRLAAVMRPPVRLEELFAFAFHACGQGLHEEICRAGKHMRSRFKGEEHRMGFDSQSGWRISNINENFRLCASYPEHLLVPSWVTDKELENVATFRSWKRIPAVVYRHQNTGAVIGRCGQPEVSWWGWRNADDEHLVQSIAKACAMDTAAVKTLSNGSCVYLHTGNSHSGSDPEITNGNEEVEPTATPLRKLLILDARSYAAAVANRAKGGGCECPEYYPNCEVMFMGMANIHAIRRSFQCLRALCAQGPDPANWLSALEGTKWLQHLSLLLKAALLVVTAVQRDHRPVLVHCSDGWDRTPQIVALSKLLLDPYYRTMKGFQVLVETEWLDFGHKFADRCGHGENAEDVNERCPVFLQWLDCVHQLQRQFPCSFQFNEAFLVKLVQHTYSCLFGTFLCNSGKDREERRVSEKTCSVWSLLQPANRAFHNILYSPHSETVLHPVCHVRNLMLWSAVYLPNSAPSMPCEESCASNPAPSTSPEDVPSGRLPKTRSYDNLPTAFEGTSPAPSNRRCSDPNLKEKRDDRLHSVAVTVAVEANGDLKKSNMGNQNTQRPEMGTGLDESLQEEGLLYDVEYNDSKTVNGSVSVDQFRTEEDGGWDASLSTSDPTHQAGTTPSLLELPNTVPEQNDPVSALGTEEALELCTEESFTSIFSSPTQLGFLANGHTAVEEISAEKPFPPGNNPNPCLPAAPQPDVKSTLQSSTETLTEECLPPSPTPHLPTPPAPNTPSPCQSNHSPIRLPSQCALQPASPQSASHEGSVCNGDAPRVNGFVDAKCYQAPRSRQASVTSGGSPTLPQQPPPGRSGRGPGASGHLEEDGLSVHSDAVQVRLRQMEAGHQLQVETLRRQVHALWSQLHVSGELTPVPDQENNVEAACLARCSTELYSQSSWEQDEQHDKQATAWYHDHLSTHCYRCENKFWLAARKHQCRNCGNVFCASCCDQKVAAASQQLYEPNRACQACYGRLRPAELELEKPITASSN